One Gallus gallus isolate bGalGal1 chromosome 11, bGalGal1.mat.broiler.GRCg7b, whole genome shotgun sequence DNA window includes the following coding sequences:
- the PIEZO1 gene encoding piezo-type mechanosensitive ion channel component 1 isoform X1: MERRALCAGLYWLLLPLALLAACLFRFNALSLVYLLYLLLLPWFPGPADVSGHAGRLLKALLGTSLLFLLAHFVFQICLYTLPALDQLLGPSCSSWEVLARHIGVTRLDLGDLPNSVRLVAPDVGILLVSSLCLCLCHRLVPKGSAAARRPESQQPPEQGEEQDVERRGGTAGGDAPLSARLRVTAHWVLWAAGKGLAILLLALAGITLPSASSSVYYVLFVGLCTWWACHLPSSRAAFDALCVLVGLYAAAHLLCLYAYQAPFVQGVFPPPTIWARVFGFKDIILYSNCSRPNALQLNTDHPWPVYANPGILLLLYYTVATLLKLRRLDARRAAVPAQSPTRDLVELESWPKDSDGVAEDTKPMLSSSAGKRSTENCTVHVMGDATPLGRDRPAERLPLQALWHVIMNQSYVCALIAMMVWSITYHSWLTFVLLLWSCLIWIVRSRHHFAMLCSPFLLLYGIALCSLQYVWGMDLGPELPTRVGLMSLEQLGLVRPKYPCLDLGAKLLLTLTFWLLVRQFIKEKLLTRTCPATPLLEVTVSDTEPGQQRDVLKALGALVRDFYAKYWICVCAGMFIVVSFAGRLVVYKIVYMFLFLLCLTLFQVYYTLWRKVLKGFWWLVVAYTMLVLIAVYTFQFEDFPMYWRNLTGLTNEQLGDLGLEQFSVSELFSSTLIPGFFLLACILQLHYFHRPFMHITDLEHIPASEPQPCHIPRPEELHGSRLLRDAVVAESARTEGGESDTASQAPSKWGLVLERLIVLGWTFSDTLTRGQVFVGRLLELHILKLVALYTVWVALQEVSLMNFLLVLLWAFAMPYCRFRHMASCLSTVWTCIIIVCKMLYQLKIVDPSEYSSNCTQPLLNGTNLSPEEMGNSTLYRGPVDPANWFGIRKGFPNLGYIQNHLLVLLLLVLEAVVYRRQEYYRKQHQLVVPITETIFEDVSREQLDHGLVTCAKYFLNYFYYKFGLEICFLMTVNVIGQRMNFMVILHGCWLVVILTRRRRAAIARLWPKYCLFLVVFLLYQYLLCVGMPPALCMDYPWRWSQSLPMNSALIKWLYLPDFFVAPKSTNLINDFVLLLCAAQQWRVFVAERTEEWLRAAGDNADRPDLEREPHNPTPNFIHCRSYLDMAKVVVFRYLFWFVLVVVFITGATRISLFGLGYLLACFYLLLFGTAMLRKPARARLVLWDCLILYNITVIISKNMLSLLSCVFVQQMQSNFCWVIQLFSLVCTVKGYYDPKEMGKDQDCSLPVEEAGIIWDSICFFFLLLQRRVFLSYYFLHVMLDLQASALQASRGVALFRASLMKSMRSHRQAEKKSLAQLKRQMERIRAKQEKYHQERLPGGEGQDGARAAPSSPADPARQRERWWRPWLDHAAVLHSGEYFLFESDSEEEEEAAVPEEPRPGRQSAFQLAYQAWMTNTRTALRQQEREQQEALGDELTAGDSRAREEALEAPEEADGQEEEEEEEEGSAERGNVLQRALNTLRFLWVLCQAMVDGLTQWLDACTQEHTDMSTVLRLERYVLTQRLAKGEDVHRGVLDELYLLPPEEPQEEPQNGIASSGCNGAECEQRAEPPAAEYPLQRGSQEQVASWGSREDVAGSRELLALPQNRSRTASELLVSRRLYFAELEESEKFYQSHNRFLKLLLAVYHCVAAHSELLCYFIIILNNMVTASVISLFLPILVFLWAMLSIPRPSKRFWMTAIVFTEVMVVVKYLFQFGFFPWNGYAMLVRNEGKPFFPPRILGLEKTDRYIKYDLIQLLALFFHRSLLLCYGLWDHEEDPFAKKKPEVEQAEDEEEEEERQEEAGSPAVPAEPGALGAAVGSEPEGDARGQKEGSGDGATHLRFRRKRRRGKEPAAVVEEEDGEEEEEGEEEEEVEEEEAKQSHSQKKLKAFGLRVKLFFLTMAQNMYQPVRGFFHDILHTQYRAATDVYAFMFLADVVDFIIIIFGFWAFGKHSAAADITSSLSDDQVPEAFLVMLLIQFTTMVIDRALYLRKTVLGKLIFQVILVFSIHLWMFFILPAVTERLFSLNTVAQLWYFVKCIYFSLSAYQIRCGYPTRILGNFLTKKYNHLNLFLFQGFRLVPFLVELRAVMDWVWTDTTLSLSNWMCVEDIYANIFIIKCSRETEKKYPQPKGQKKKKIVKYGMGGLIILFLVAIIWFPLLFMSLVRSVVGVVNHPIDVTVTLKLGGYEPLFTMSAQQQSIQPFTPQDYEALTNEFERQPVAMQFITLYGYEDIVTARIEGSSGSLWSISPPSREQMRRELQNGSSDITLRLTWTFQRDLGKGGTVEHTFDKHTTDLQPGAPERMELAQLLQGTRDAPVQVPKLFPKYIRAPNGPEANPVKQLLPDGEDSYLDVEVQLKRERSGSGQGSDSFLEWWVVRLKDAPARDGNILPMVIFNDKVSPPSLGFLAGYGIMGLYVSIVLVIGKFVRGFFSEISHSIMFEELPCVDRILKLCQDIFLVRETGELELEEELYAKLIFLYRSPETMIKWTREKE, from the exons TGCCTGTGTCTGTGCCACCGCCTCGTCCCCAAGGGCAGCGCTGCCGCCCGCAGACCGGAGTCCCAGCAGCCCCCTGAGCAG GGGGAAGAGCAGGACGTGGAGCGGCGCGGTGGCACGGCCGGCGGGGACGCACCGCTCAGCGCCAGGCTGCGGGTGACGGCACACTGGGTGCTGTGGGCGGCCGGGAAGGGGTTGGCCATCCTGCTGCTGGCCTTGGCCG GGATCACCCTGCCCTCCGCCTCCTCCAGCGTCTACTACGTGCTGTTCGTGGGGCTGTGCACCTGGTGGGCATGCCACCTCCCCTCCAGCCGCGCTGCCTTCGATGCCCTCTGCGTCCTCGTCGGCCTCTACGCTGCTGCCCACCTCCTGTGCCTCTATGCCTATCAAGCACCCTTCGTGCAGGGGGTCTTCCCGCCCCCCACCATCTGGGCACG GGTGTTTGGCTTCAAGGACATCATCCTATACAGCAACTGCTCCCGACCCAACGCCCTCCAGCTCAACACCGACCACCCCTGGCCCGTCTACGCCAACCCtggcatcctgctgctgctctactACACCGTGGCCACGCTGCTGAAGCTGCGCCGCCTGGATGCCAgg agagcagcagtgccagcacagtCCCCAACGCGGGATCTGGTGGAGCTGGAGAGCTGGCCCAAGGACAGCGATGGCGTGGCTGAAGACACCAAG CCCATGCTGTCCTCCAGCGCTGGGAAGCGGAGCACGGAGAACTGCACCGTCCACGTCATGGGTGATGCCACGCCACTGG GCAGGGACCGTCCGGCGGAGCGGCTGCCCCTGCAGGCACTGTGGCACGTCATCATGAACCAGAGCTACGTCTGCGCCCTCATTGCCATGATG GTGTGGAGCATCACCTACCACAGCTGGCTGACCTTCGTGCTGCTGCTCTGGTCCTGCCTCATCTGGATCGTGCGCAGCCGGCACCACTTCGCCATGCTCTGCTcacccttcctgctgctttatggcattgctctctgcagcctgcagtacGTCTGGGGCATGGACCTGGGCCCCGAGCTGCCCACCCGTGTCGGCCTTATGAGCctggagcagctggggctggtgcGCCCCAAGTACCCCTGCCTGGACCTGGGGGCCAAG ctcctgctcaccCTCACCTTCTGGCTGCTGGTACGGCAGTTCATTAAGGAGAAGCTGCTAACGAGGACGTGCCCAGCCACCCCGCTGCTGGAGGTGACCGTTTCGGATACAG AACCTGGCCAACAGCGGGATGTGCTGAAGGCACTGGGGGCTCTGGTGAGGGATTTCTATGCCAAGTATTGGATCTGTGTGTGCGCCGGTATGTTCATCGTGGTCAGCTTCGCCGGGCGCCTCGTGGTCTACAAGATCGTCTACAtgttcctcttcctcctctgcctcaCCCTCTTCCAG gtgtaCTACACCCTATGGCGCAAAGTGCTGAAGGGCTTCTGGTGGCTGGTGGTGGCCTACACCATGCTGGTGCTCATCGCCGTCTACACCTTCCAGTTCGAGGACTTCCCCATGTACTGGAGGAACCTGACGGGTCTCACCAACGAGCA GCTGGGTGACCTGGGTCTGGAGCAGTTCAGTGTCTCCGAGCTCTTCTCCAGCACCCTCATCCCGGGCTTCTTTCTGCTGGCCTGCATCCTTCAGCTTCACTACTTCCACCGCCCCTTCATGCACATCACTGACCTGGAGCACATCCCTGCCTCCGAGCCGCAGCCCTGCCACATCCCCCGGCCCGAGGAGCTGCATGGCAGCCGGCTGCTGCGAGATGCAGTTGTTGCTGAGAGTGCCAGGACTGAGGGGGGAGAGTCTGACACTGCCTCACAGG CACCCAGCAAGTGGGGGCTGGTGCTGGAGCGCCTCATCGTGCTGGGCTGGACCTTCTCGGACACGCTGACCCGCGGGCAGGTCTTCGTGGGGCGCCTGCTGGAGCTGCATATCCTCAAGCTGGTGGCCCTCTACACCGTCTGGGTGGCCCTGCAGGAG GTATCGCTGATGAATTtcttgctggtgctgctgtgggctttCGCCATGCCTTACTGCCGCTTCCGCCACATGGCCTCGTGCCTCTCCACCGTCTGGACCTGCATCATCATCGTCTGCAAGATGCTCTACCAGCTCAAGATCGTCGACCCCAGCGAGTACTCCAGCAACTGCACCCAG CCCCTGCTCAACGGCACCAACCTGAGCCCGGAGGAGATGGGCAACTCCACGCTGTACCGCGGCCCCGTGGACCCCGCCAACTGGTTCGGCATCCGCAAGGGCTTCCCCAACCTGGGCTACATCCAG AACCacctcctggtgctgctgctgctggtgctggaggcGGTGGTGTATCGGCGCCAGGAGTATTACCGTAAGCAGCACCAGCTGGTGGTCCCCATCACTGAGACCATCTTTGAGGACGTGTCCCGTGAGCAGCTGGACCACGGCTTGGTCACCTGTGCCAAGTACTTCCTCAACTACTTCTACTACAAATTTGGCTTGGAG ATCTGCTTCCTGATGACGGTGAACGTGATCGGGCAGAGGATGAACTTCATGGTGATCCTGCACGGCTGCTGGCTGGTCGTCATCCTGACACGGCGCCGGCGGGCGGCCATCGCACGCCTTTGGCCCAAGTATTGCCTCTTCCTCGTGGTCTTCCTCCTCTACCAGTACCTGCTGTGTGTCGGCATGCCGCCTGCTCTCTGCATGG ATTACCCGTGGCGCTGGAGCCAGTCCCTCCCCATGAACTCGGCGCTCATCAAGTGGCTCTACCTGCCTGATTTCTTCGTGGCCCCCAAATCCACCAACCTCATCA ATGACttcgtgctgctgctgtgcgcGGCGCAGCAGTGGAGGGTGTTTGTGGCCGAGCGCACCGAGGAGTGGCTGCGGGCTGCGGGTGACAATGCAGACCGGCCGGACCTGGAGCGAGAGCCACACAACCCCACCCCCAACTTCATCCACTGCCG GTCCTACCTGGACATGGCGAAGGTGGTGGTCTTCCGTTACCTCTTCTGGTTTGTCCTGGTGGTGGTCTTCATCACCGGGGCCACCCGCATCAGCCTCTTCGGCCTCGGCTACCTGCTCGCCTGCTTCTACCTCCTGCTCTTCGGCACTGCCATGCTGCGCAAGCCAGCACGGGCACGCCTCGTGCTCTGGGACTGCCTCATCCTCTACAACATCACTGTCATCATCTCCAAAAACATGCTGTCG CTCCTCTCCTGCGTCTTCGTGCAGCAGATGCAGAGCAACTTCTGCTGGGTGATCCAACTCTTCAGCCTGGTCTGCACCGTCAAGGGCTACTACGACC CCAAGGAGATGGGCAAGGACCAGGACTGCTCGCTGCCGGTGGAGGAGGCTGGCATCATCTGGGACAGCATctgcttcttcttcctcctgctccagcGCCGCGTCTTCCTCAGCTACTACTTCTTGCACGTCATGCTGGACCTCCAAGCTTCTGCCCTGCAGGCTTCCAG GGGTGTCGCACTGTTCAGAGCCAGCCTCATGAAGAGCATGCGCTCCCACCGGCAGGCTGAGAAGAAGTCGCTGGCTCAGCTCAAAAGGCA GATGGAACGGATCCGTGCCAAGCAGGAGAAGTACCACCAGGAGCGGCTGCCGGGTGGTGAGGGGCAGGATGGGGCCAGGGCAG CGCCCAGCAGCCCTGCGGACCCTGCCCGGCAGAGGGAGCGGTGGTGGCGGCCATGGTTAGACCACGCCGCAG TGCTGCATTCCGGGGAATACTTCCTCTTTGAGTCAGacagtgaggaagaggaggaggcagcagtgcCCGAGGAGCCGCGGCCAGGCAGGCAGAGTGCCTTCCAG CTTGCCTATCAGGCCTGGATGACCAACACCAGGACAGCGCTGAGGCAGCAGGAGCGCGAGCAGCAGGAGGCTCTGGGCGATGAGCTCACTGCAG gggacagcagagcGAGGGAGGAGGCATTAGAGGCGCCCGAAGAGGCTGATggccaggaggaggaagaggaggaggaggaaggatctG CAGAGCGGGGCAATGTGCTGCAGCGGGCGCTGAACACCCTGCGCTTCCTGTGGGTGCTGTGCCAGGCCATGGTGGATGGTCTCACCCAGTGGCTGGATGCCTGCACGCAGGAGCACACCGACATGTCCACCGTGCTGCGGCTCGAGAGATACGTCCTGACGCAGCGCCTGGCCAAG GGTGAGGATGTGCACCGCGGGGTGCTGGATGAGCTCTACCTGCTGCCACCCGAGGAGCCCCAAGAGGAGCCACAAAATGGCATCGCTTCCAG TGGGTGCAATGGAGCTGAGTGTGAACAAAGGGCTGAGCCCCCCGCAGCAGAGTACCCTCTGCAGAGAGGCAGCCAGGAGCAGGTGGCAAGCTGGGGGTCACGGGAGGACGTGGCGGGGTCTCGGGAGCTGCTGGCCCTGCCACAGAACCGGAGCCGGACAGCCAGCGAGCTGCTGGTGAGCAG GAGGCTGTACTTTGCCGAGCTGGAGGAGTCGGAGAAGTTCTACCAGTCCCACAACCGctttctgaagctgctgctggccgTCTACCACTGCGTGGCCGCCCACTCCGAGCTGCTCTGCTACTTCATCATCATCCTCAACAACATGGTGACCGCCTCCGTCATCTCCCTCTTCCTGCCCATCCTTGTCTTCCTCTGGGCCATGCTCTCCATCCCCCGGCCCAGCAAACGCTTCTGGATGACTGCCATCGTCTTCACTGAG gtgatggtggtggtgaaaTACCTCTTCCAGTTTGGTTTCTTCCCTTGGAACGGCTACGCCATGCTGGTGCGTAATGAGGGCAAGCCCTTTTTCCCACCCCGCATCCTGGGGCTGGAGAAGACCGACCGCTACATCAAATACGACCTTATTCAGCTCCTGGCACTCTTCTTCCACCGCTCGCTGCTGCTG TGCTATGGGCTGTGGGACCACGAGGAGGATCCCTTTGCCAAGAAGAAGCCAGAGGTGGAGCAGgcagaggatgaggaggaggaggaggagcggcaGGAGGAAGCGGGGTCCCCAGCGgtgccagcagagccaggagctcTGGGTGCAGCTGTGGGGTCAGAGCCGGAGGGCGATGCCCGGGGGCAGAAGGAGGGGAGTGGGGATGGAGCAACACATCTCCGCttcaggaggaagaggaggcgaGGCAAGGAGCCAGCAGCAGTGGTGGAGGAAG aggatggggaggaggaggaggagggagaggaagaggaagaggtggaagaggaggaggcaaAACAGAGCCACTCTCAGAAGAAGCTGAAGGCGTTTGGTCTCCGGGTCAAGCTCTTCTTCCTCACCAT GGCACAAAACATGTACCAGCCCGTGCGTGGGTTCTTCCACGACATCCTGCACACCCAGTACCGGGCAGCCACCGACGTCTATGCCTTCATGTTCCTGGCTGATGTGGTCgacttcatcatcatcatctttggTTTCTGGGCCTTCGGG AAACACTCAGCGGCCGCCGACATCACCTCCTCCCTGTCGGATGACCAAGTCCCAGAGGCCTTCCTGGTCATGCTGCTCATCCAGTTCACCACCATGGTGATCGACCGCGCGCTCTACCTCCGTAAGACCGTACTGGGCAAGCTCATCTTCCAGGTCATCCTGGTCTTCAGCATCCATCTCTGGATGTTCTTCATCCTGCCAGCCGTCACTGAAAG GTTGTTCAGCCTCAACACAGTGGCCCAGCTGTGGTACTTCGTCAAGTGCATCTACTTCTCGCTGTCAGCCTACCAGATCCGCTGTGGCTACCCCACCCGCATCCTGGGCAACTTCCTCACCAAGAAATACAACCACCTCAACCTCTTCCTCTTCCAGGG GTTCCGCCTCGTGCCCTTCCTGGTGGAGCTGCGTGCCGTCATGGATTGGGTCTGGACCGACACCACGCTGTCGCTGTCCAACTGGATGTGTGTGGAAGACATCTACGCCAACATCTTCATCATCAAGTGCAGCCGTGAGACAGAGAAG AAATACCCGCAGCCCAAAgggcagaagaagaagaagatcgTCAAGTACGGCATGGGTGGCCTCATCATCCTCTTCCTGGTGGCCATCATCTGGTTCCCACTGCTCTTCATGTCGCTGGTGCGCTCGGTGGTGGGCGTCGTCAACCACCCCATCGACGTCACCGTCACCCTCAAGCTGGGGGGGTACGAG CCTCTGTTCACCATGAGTGCCCAGCAGCAGTCCATCCAACCCTTCACGCCGCAGGACTACGAAGCGCTGACCAACGAATTCGAGAGGCAGCCG GTGGCCATGCAGTTCATCACGCTGTACGGCTATGAGGACATCGTCACAGCGCGCATTGAGGGCAGCTCGGGCTCCCTGTGGAGCATCAGCCCTCCCAGCCGCGAGCAGATGCGGCGAGAGCTGCAGAATGGCTCCTCTGACATCACCCTGCGCCTCACCTGGACCTTCCAGAG ggacCTGGGGAAGGGCGGCACGGTGGAGCACACCTTCGACAAGCACACCACCGACCTGCAGCCCGGAGCACCCGAGCGCATGGAGCTGGCCCAGTTACTGCAGGGCACCCGTGATGCCCCCGT GCAAGTGCCCAAACTCTTCCCCAAATACATCCGGGCACCCAACGGCCCCGAAGCCAACCCGgtcaagcagctgctgccag ATGGAGAGGACAGCTACCTGGATGTCGAGGTGCAGCTGAAACGGGAGCGCTCAGGCTCGGGGCAGGGCAGTGACAGCTTCCTGGAGTGGTGGGTGGTGCGGCTGAAGGATGCTCCGGCACGCGACGGCAACATCCTGCCCATGGTCATCTTCAATGACAAAGTCAGCCCCCCCAGCCTGGGCTTTTTGGCTGGCTATGG GATCATGGGGCTGTATGTCTCCATCGTGCTGGTGATTGGCAAGTTCGTGCGAGGCTTCTTCAGCGAGATCTCGCATTCCATCATGTTTGAGGAGCTGCCCTGCGTGGACCGCATCCTGAAGCTGTGCCAGGACATCTTCCTGGTGCGGGAGACgggagagctggagctggaggaggagctctACGCCAAGCTCATCTTCCTCTACCGCTCACCCGAGACCATGATCAAGTGGACGAGGGAGAAGGAGTAA